A genomic stretch from Erwinia sp. E_sp_B01_1 includes:
- the brnQ gene encoding branched-chain amino acid transporter carrier protein BrnQ: MTNRLTSKDILALGFMTFALFVGAGNIIFPPMVGIQSGEHVWIAALGFLITAVGLPVITVIALARVGGGIDALSSPIGKAAGIVLATVCYLAVGPLFATPRTATVSFEVGIAPLTGDGALPLFIYSLVYFSLVIGISLYPGKLLDTVGHFLAPLKIVALAVLGIAALIWPAGGLALATEAYQHAAFSSGFVNGYLTMDTLGALVFGIVIVNAARSRGVSEAKLLTRYTVMAGLIAGVGLTLVYLALFKLGSDSASIVDQNANGAAILHAYVQQTFGGMGSSFLALLIFVACMVTAVGLTCACAEFFEQYLPLSYRQLVFILGLFSMLVSNLGLSHLIEISIPVLTAIYPPCIVLILLSFTLNWWKKSSRIIAPTMLVSLLFGIVDAVKTTSWKEAIPAFAQNLPLAEQGLAWLPPSVAMLILVAVYDRVAARQQVNAHQQ, from the coding sequence ATGACTAATCGATTAACTTCCAAAGATATCCTGGCGCTGGGGTTTATGACCTTTGCCCTGTTTGTGGGCGCTGGCAATATCATCTTCCCGCCGATGGTGGGTATTCAATCTGGTGAACACGTATGGATTGCCGCACTGGGCTTCCTGATCACCGCTGTGGGTCTGCCAGTCATCACCGTTATCGCGCTTGCACGCGTTGGCGGCGGCATTGACGCGCTGAGTTCACCCATTGGTAAAGCGGCCGGTATCGTGCTGGCAACGGTGTGCTATCTCGCAGTAGGCCCCCTGTTCGCCACGCCGCGCACCGCGACAGTCTCCTTTGAAGTCGGCATTGCGCCGCTAACGGGTGACGGCGCACTGCCGCTGTTTATCTACAGCCTCGTGTACTTCTCGCTGGTTATTGGCATCTCTCTTTATCCCGGCAAACTGCTGGATACCGTGGGACATTTCCTTGCGCCGCTGAAAATTGTCGCGCTGGCCGTGTTGGGTATTGCCGCGTTGATCTGGCCTGCGGGCGGCCTGGCGCTGGCTACCGAAGCCTATCAGCATGCGGCCTTCTCCAGTGGCTTCGTAAACGGCTATCTGACGATGGATACCCTGGGTGCGCTGGTGTTCGGGATTGTGATTGTTAATGCTGCACGCTCGCGTGGCGTCAGCGAAGCGAAACTGCTGACCCGATACACCGTAATGGCAGGTCTGATCGCGGGTGTTGGCCTGACGCTGGTTTATCTGGCACTGTTCAAACTGGGTTCAGACAGCGCCTCTATCGTTGATCAGAACGCCAATGGCGCTGCTATTCTTCACGCCTATGTTCAGCAAACCTTTGGCGGCATGGGCAGCAGCTTCCTCGCCTTGCTGATCTTCGTTGCCTGTATGGTTACGGCTGTGGGCCTGACCTGTGCCTGCGCAGAGTTCTTCGAGCAGTATCTGCCGCTGAGCTATCGCCAGCTGGTGTTTATCCTGGGCCTGTTCTCCATGCTGGTCTCAAATCTCGGTCTGAGCCATCTGATTGAGATTTCTATTCCGGTTCTGACCGCCATTTATCCGCCTTGTATCGTGCTGATCCTGCTGAGCTTCACGCTGAACTGGTGGAAAAAAAGCAGTCGTATCATCGCGCCGACCATGCTGGTCAGCCTGCTGTTCGGCATTGTGGATGCGGTTAAAACTACCAGCTGGAAAGAGGCGATACCTGCCTTCGCGCAGAATCTGCCGCTGGCAGAGCAGGGCCTTGCCTGGCTGCCACCGTCGGTAGCAATGCTGATTCTGGTTGCGGTTTACGATCGCGTAGCAGCTCGTCAGCAGGTTAATGCACACCAGCAATAA
- a CDS encoding acyltransferase family protein produces MVNVLAYRRDIDGLRALAILLVVLFHSGVGALSGGFIGVDVFFVISGFLIGSIISREISQHRFSFQQFYIRRIRRIAPALFFMLFCITALSYNLLSPLEFRDLAKYVTSVLLFVPNIMLMKGIDYFNPDADLNPMLMTWSLGIEEQFYFVLPALLLLAHKLRFSPKVAIAVLSLASLVAGIVITPLNTSNAFYLLHTRAWELGAGVLLALYRSQPVTGTKSLPLTLAGLVLILVPVFTLDKESAFPGYLALMPVGGAVLLMLTHNGIHRRLLENPVMVFIGKVSYSWYLWHWPLLSLARISTDDPLTVVQGLTISAGALLIATFSWYFVEKPFRRPAQPGQRIITVYTLMCGVGILTFTSIYLTGGLKYRVSEQVNNGEFYKIEAQTNPCLLTYGPNLPSTNSLCMPVTAVPAVALVGDSHAAALRSAVEHYASAKQKPLFELTKSSCPFLVGASRYMSEQPAQGEQCSAFNQAVMKTLLSDKVDEVVITAYWSAGLSLTPGYGYRSLDGKVTDNYQALDAGIGNAVTQLLAANKKVTLIEDAPGLDIDPLRFNNSQHIPLRKTLNGWLSNSSQPQKTTDRTLRFHLTEDKINSLLDAYAQKGVKVIRLKDNLCTLQGCLIASKGLPLYYDTHHLTDLGSTIALGNNL; encoded by the coding sequence ATGGTTAACGTGCTTGCGTATCGCAGAGATATTGATGGCCTGAGGGCCCTTGCCATCCTGCTGGTGGTTCTGTTCCATTCCGGAGTGGGAGCATTAAGCGGAGGGTTTATTGGTGTGGATGTTTTCTTCGTGATCTCCGGATTTTTGATTGGCAGTATTATTTCGCGTGAAATAAGCCAGCACCGGTTCTCCTTTCAGCAATTTTATATCCGACGGATACGTCGTATTGCGCCCGCGCTATTCTTTATGCTGTTCTGCATTACGGCACTCAGCTATAACCTTCTCTCTCCGCTGGAGTTCCGCGATCTGGCGAAATATGTCACCTCAGTCCTGCTGTTCGTTCCCAATATCATGCTGATGAAAGGCATCGATTATTTTAATCCTGATGCCGATCTCAACCCCATGCTGATGACCTGGTCGCTGGGAATAGAGGAGCAATTCTATTTTGTCCTTCCTGCGTTGCTGCTGCTGGCCCACAAGCTGCGCTTCTCGCCCAAAGTGGCGATCGCCGTGCTGAGTCTGGCCTCACTGGTAGCGGGTATCGTTATTACCCCCCTCAACACCAGTAACGCATTTTATCTGCTGCATACCCGTGCCTGGGAACTGGGTGCGGGCGTCCTGCTGGCCCTGTACCGTAGCCAGCCCGTTACCGGGACAAAGAGCCTGCCGCTGACGCTGGCCGGTTTGGTGCTGATCCTGGTCCCGGTATTTACGCTGGATAAAGAGAGCGCCTTTCCCGGCTATCTGGCTTTGATGCCGGTCGGCGGAGCCGTGCTGTTGATGCTGACCCACAACGGGATTCACCGGCGGCTGCTGGAGAATCCCGTGATGGTCTTTATAGGTAAAGTCTCCTACTCCTGGTACCTGTGGCACTGGCCTTTACTGAGCCTGGCGAGGATCAGTACAGATGATCCTCTGACGGTAGTACAGGGACTGACGATCAGTGCGGGCGCGCTGTTAATCGCCACTTTCTCCTGGTATTTTGTGGAAAAACCCTTCCGTCGCCCCGCCCAGCCAGGGCAGCGAATTATTACTGTCTACACGCTGATGTGCGGGGTAGGTATTTTAACCTTTACCTCAATCTATCTGACCGGCGGGTTGAAATATCGGGTCAGCGAGCAGGTCAATAACGGCGAGTTCTACAAGATCGAGGCACAAACCAATCCCTGCCTGCTAACCTATGGCCCTAACCTGCCGTCAACCAACAGCCTGTGCATGCCAGTAACGGCCGTACCCGCCGTTGCGCTGGTGGGAGACAGCCACGCAGCCGCCCTGAGATCGGCTGTTGAGCACTATGCTTCAGCAAAGCAGAAGCCTCTGTTTGAACTGACCAAATCATCCTGTCCGTTTTTAGTGGGTGCCAGCCGTTATATGAGCGAGCAGCCTGCTCAGGGCGAGCAGTGCTCGGCGTTTAATCAGGCGGTCATGAAAACCCTGCTCAGTGATAAAGTCGATGAAGTGGTGATTACCGCCTACTGGTCCGCCGGATTATCGCTGACACCCGGCTATGGCTACCGCTCCCTTGATGGAAAAGTCACCGACAATTATCAGGCTCTTGATGCGGGGATTGGCAATGCGGTAACGCAATTACTGGCCGCCAATAAAAAAGTCACCCTGATTGAAGATGCGCCGGGGCTGGATATCGATCCTCTGCGCTTTAACAACAGCCAGCACATCCCGTTGCGGAAAACCCTCAACGGCTGGCTCAGTAACAGCTCGCAGCCCCAAAAAACCACAGACCGGACTCTGCGCTTCCATCTGACTGAAGATAAAATCAACTCTCTGCTGGACGCTTATGCCCAGAAAGGGGTCAAGGTTATCCGGTTGAAAGATAACTTATGCACGCTGCAAGGCTGTCTGATTGCCAGTAAAGGGTTGCCGCTTTATTACGATACGCACCATCTGACCGATCTGGGCAGCACCATTGCGCTGGGCAATAATTTATAG
- the tgt gene encoding tRNA guanosine(34) transglycosylase Tgt translates to MKFELDTTDGRARRGRLIFDRGVVETPAFMPVGTYGTVKGMTPEEVEETGAQIILGNTFHLWLRPGQEIMKLHGDLHDFMNWKGPILTDSGGFQVFSLGDIRKITEAGVHFRNPINGDAIFLDPEKSMEIQNDLGSDIVMIFDECTPYPADWDYAKRSMEMSLRWAQRSRDRFDSLENKNALFGIIQGGVYEDLRDVSVKGLVDIGFDGYAVGGLAVGEPKEDMHRILEHVCPQIPEDKPRYLMGVGKPQDLVEGVRRGIDMFDCVMPTRNARNGHLFVTDGVVKIRNAKYKDDTATLDSECDCYTCRNYSRAYLHHLDRCNEILGARLNTIHNLRYYQRLMAGLRQAIEEGKLEHFVTEFYDRTGTAVPPLNV, encoded by the coding sequence GTGAAGTTCGAATTAGATACTACTGATGGGCGCGCGCGCCGTGGCCGTCTGATCTTTGATCGCGGCGTGGTTGAAACCCCGGCATTTATGCCTGTGGGCACTTACGGCACCGTAAAAGGCATGACGCCGGAAGAAGTAGAAGAGACCGGCGCTCAGATTATTTTGGGCAACACCTTCCATTTATGGCTGCGTCCCGGCCAGGAGATCATGAAGCTGCACGGCGACCTGCATGACTTTATGAACTGGAAAGGGCCGATCCTCACCGACTCCGGCGGCTTCCAGGTGTTCAGCCTGGGCGATATCCGCAAGATCACGGAAGCTGGGGTGCATTTCCGTAACCCTATAAATGGGGATGCGATCTTCCTGGATCCGGAAAAGTCTATGGAGATCCAGAACGATCTCGGCTCTGATATCGTGATGATCTTTGATGAATGTACGCCATATCCTGCCGACTGGGATTACGCTAAGCGCTCAATGGAGATGTCACTGCGCTGGGCACAGCGTAGTCGCGATCGCTTTGATTCTCTTGAGAATAAAAATGCGCTTTTCGGCATAATCCAGGGCGGGGTTTACGAAGATTTACGAGATGTCTCGGTAAAAGGGCTGGTAGATATTGGCTTTGATGGTTACGCTGTGGGCGGCCTGGCGGTCGGTGAGCCTAAAGAAGATATGCACCGTATTCTGGAGCACGTCTGCCCACAGATCCCGGAAGACAAACCTCGTTACCTGATGGGCGTCGGCAAGCCACAGGATTTGGTGGAAGGCGTGCGTCGCGGCATCGATATGTTTGACTGCGTAATGCCAACCCGCAACGCCCGTAATGGTCATCTGTTTGTGACCGACGGCGTGGTGAAAATTCGTAACGCGAAATACAAAGATGACACCGCAACGCTGGATTCGGAGTGTGATTGCTACACCTGTCGCAATTACAGCCGTGCCTACTTGCATCATCTGGACCGTTGTAACGAAATACTGGGTGCACGTCTGAATACCATCCATAACCTGCGCTATTACCAGCGTTTGATGGCAGGTTTACGCCAGGCTATCGAAGAAGGTAAATTAGAGCACTTCGTGACTGAATTCTATGACCGGACGGGCACAGCGGTTCCACCGTTAAACGTCTGA
- the queA gene encoding tRNA preQ1(34) S-adenosylmethionine ribosyltransferase-isomerase QueA — MRVADFSFELPESLIAHYPQAQRSGCRLLSLNGPDGELSHGVFTDLLDKLNPGDLLVFNNTRVIPARIFGRKVSGGKIEVLVERMLDEHRVLAHVRASKAPKPGAELLLGDDESVKATMVARHDALFELKFEDERAVLDILEAVGHMPLPPYIDRPDEESDRELYQTVYSERPGAVAAPTAGLHFDEPLLAALREKGVETAFVTLHVGAGTFQPVRVDSIEDHIMHAEYAEVPQEVVDAVLACKARGNRVVAVGTTSVRSLESAAQAAQDALIAPFFDDTKIFIFPGYQYQVIDALVTNFHLPESTLIMLVSAFAGYRNTMRAYQQAVAEQYRFFSYGDAMFITRNPQAMNEQVGEPSPT, encoded by the coding sequence ATGCGCGTTGCCGATTTTTCCTTTGAGTTGCCCGAATCTTTGATCGCCCACTATCCGCAGGCCCAGCGCAGCGGATGTCGCCTTCTCTCCCTTAACGGGCCGGATGGTGAGTTGTCACATGGCGTTTTCACCGATTTGCTGGACAAGCTTAATCCCGGCGATCTGCTGGTATTCAACAATACGCGGGTAATTCCTGCTCGTATTTTTGGCCGTAAAGTCAGCGGTGGAAAAATTGAAGTGCTGGTCGAGCGGATGCTGGATGAGCACCGTGTTCTGGCCCATGTGCGCGCCTCGAAAGCACCAAAGCCGGGTGCAGAATTGCTGCTGGGGGATGACGAAAGCGTTAAGGCCACTATGGTCGCCCGTCATGACGCGCTTTTCGAACTGAAGTTTGAGGATGAGCGAGCGGTGCTGGATATCCTGGAAGCCGTGGGGCACATGCCGCTGCCTCCCTATATCGACCGTCCTGATGAAGAGTCCGATCGCGAGCTGTATCAGACTGTCTACAGCGAACGTCCCGGCGCGGTGGCCGCACCTACAGCCGGCCTGCACTTTGATGAGCCTCTGCTGGCCGCCCTGCGCGAGAAAGGGGTGGAGACGGCGTTTGTCACCCTGCACGTGGGCGCGGGGACCTTCCAGCCGGTGAGGGTCGACAGCATTGAAGATCACATCATGCACGCTGAATACGCTGAAGTGCCACAGGAAGTGGTGGATGCCGTGCTGGCGTGTAAAGCCCGGGGTAATCGCGTTGTTGCCGTCGGCACCACCTCAGTCCGTTCGCTGGAAAGCGCGGCTCAGGCAGCGCAGGATGCCCTGATTGCCCCCTTCTTTGATGACACCAAAATTTTCATTTTCCCCGGCTACCAGTATCAGGTTATTGATGCGCTGGTCACTAACTTCCACCTGCCTGAATCCACGCTGATTATGCTGGTCTCGGCCTTTGCCGGCTATCGCAACACCATGCGGGCTTACCAGCAGGCAGTGGCAGAGCAGTACCGCTTCTTCAGCTATGGCGATGCGATGTTTATCACCCGCAACCCGCAGGCGATGAATGAGCAGGTGGGCGAACCGTCGCCGACCTGA
- the yajC gene encoding preprotein translocase subunit YajC, whose translation MSLFISDAVAAAGAPSQGSPYSLVIMLVVFGLIFYFMILRPQQKRGKEHKKLMDSISKGDEVLTTGGLVGRVTKVSDTGYVAIALNETTEVVVKRDFVAAVLPKGTMKAL comes from the coding sequence ATGAGCTTGTTCATTTCTGACGCTGTAGCAGCAGCAGGCGCGCCGTCTCAGGGAAGCCCGTATTCACTGGTTATCATGCTGGTGGTGTTTGGTCTGATTTTCTACTTCATGATCCTGCGTCCACAGCAGAAACGCGGTAAAGAGCATAAAAAACTGATGGATTCCATTTCCAAAGGTGATGAAGTGCTGACCACCGGCGGTCTGGTTGGCCGTGTCACTAAAGTGAGTGATACCGGTTATGTTGCCATCGCGCTGAACGAGACTACGGAAGTTGTCGTTAAACGTGATTTTGTGGCTGCCGTTCTGCCGAAAGGTACGATGAAGGCGCTTTAA
- the proY gene encoding proline-specific permease ProY: MTKNTLKKGLSTRHIRFMALGSAIGTGLFYGSADAMKMAGPSVILAYIIGGAIAYIIMRALGEMSVNNPQASSFSRYAQDYLGPLAGYITGWTYCFEILIVAIADVTAFGIYMGVWFPDVPHWIWVLSVVLIIGAINMATVKVFGEVEFWLSLFKVATIIIMIVAGIGIIFWGIGNGGQATGIHNLWTNGGFFAHGVIGMVLSLQIVMFAYGGIEIIGITAGEAKDPETSIPKAINTVPLRILVFYVGTLFVIMSIFPWNQVGTNGSPFVLTFQHMGIAAAAAILNFVVITASLSAINSDVFGVGRMLHGMAEQGHAPKMFGTVSRRGIPWVTVLVMMAAMLIAVYLNYLMPEKVFLVIASLATFATVWVWIMILFAQIGFRRTLSKEQAKALKFAMPGGIFTALVGILFLAFIIGLIGYFPDTRISLYVGVGWIVLLLVSWLFVRKKVTV, encoded by the coding sequence ATGACAAAAAATACGCTCAAAAAGGGACTGAGTACCCGCCACATTCGTTTTATGGCATTGGGGTCAGCAATCGGCACCGGGCTGTTCTACGGTTCGGCTGATGCGATGAAGATGGCCGGTCCGAGCGTGATTCTGGCCTATATTATCGGCGGCGCTATTGCTTATATCATCATGCGCGCGCTGGGCGAAATGTCCGTCAACAACCCTCAGGCCAGCTCCTTCTCTCGCTATGCCCAGGACTACCTTGGCCCGCTGGCAGGTTACATCACCGGCTGGACCTACTGTTTTGAAATCCTGATTGTCGCCATAGCCGACGTCACCGCCTTCGGGATCTATATGGGCGTCTGGTTCCCGGATGTGCCGCACTGGATCTGGGTACTGAGCGTGGTGCTGATTATCGGCGCCATCAATATGGCCACGGTAAAGGTGTTCGGCGAAGTCGAGTTCTGGCTCTCTCTGTTTAAAGTCGCGACCATCATCATCATGATTGTCGCCGGGATTGGCATTATCTTCTGGGGCATCGGCAACGGGGGCCAGGCGACCGGCATCCATAACCTCTGGACCAACGGCGGCTTCTTTGCCCACGGCGTGATCGGCATGGTGCTGTCATTGCAGATTGTGATGTTTGCCTACGGCGGCATTGAAATCATCGGGATTACCGCGGGCGAAGCAAAAGATCCTGAGACATCTATTCCCAAGGCTATTAATACCGTTCCGCTGCGTATTCTGGTGTTCTACGTGGGGACGCTGTTCGTCATCATGTCGATCTTCCCCTGGAATCAGGTCGGCACCAACGGCAGTCCTTTTGTGCTGACCTTCCAGCATATGGGCATTGCTGCGGCTGCCGCTATTCTGAACTTTGTGGTGATTACCGCGTCGTTATCGGCGATTAACAGCGATGTATTTGGCGTTGGCCGCATGCTGCACGGCATGGCAGAGCAGGGACATGCCCCTAAAATGTTTGGCACTGTCTCACGCCGTGGTATTCCGTGGGTCACCGTGCTGGTGATGATGGCCGCGATGTTGATAGCGGTCTACCTGAACTATCTGATGCCGGAAAAAGTCTTCCTGGTGATTGCCTCACTGGCCACTTTTGCCACCGTCTGGGTGTGGATAATGATCCTGTTTGCTCAGATTGGTTTCCGCCGGACGCTGAGCAAAGAGCAGGCTAAAGCGCTGAAGTTTGCTATGCCGGGCGGCATCTTTACCGCCCTGGTTGGGATTCTGTTCCTGGCCTTTATTATCGGCCTGATTGGTTACTTCCCGGATACCCGGATATCGCTGTACGTGGGAGTAGGCTGGATAGTGCTGCTGCTGGTCAGCTGGCTCTTCGTGCGGAAAAAAGTCACCGTATAA
- a CDS encoding histidine-type phosphatase: MSRLLILLLSLFSLSLQAEEAHYRLEKVVEVSRHGVRPPTPGDRKLIEVGSGRNWPAWQTEDGHLTGQGEAAVILKARYEVQRYRALGLLPAGCPASGDVYIRSSTLQRTQATANAYSSAAFPGCDVPVETLKNRDVLFSFPSHKASEAEKARNRQEALTALGGDLQQAQQRLQPQISLLKNAVCEKDRPCPAFEQPWVLKSWSNGGLAIVGLDTLAAMAETIRLAWSENQPLDKVAFGHADSAADVGKLMPLLTAKYDFTNDLPSAARRGGSVLMGQIAKAMKPGKQQDAPPDVRWLLYVASDINISYLRTLLNFTWQQGDYPRGNIPPGGSLVFERWQDTQSRQRYLRIYFQSQSLDQIRHLTPLSADNPLMIAEWHFPGCKNTPAGTLCLYDSSLEHISENIDHSWLEPVSYP; this comes from the coding sequence ATGAGCCGCCTCCTTATCCTGCTGTTGAGCCTCTTCAGCCTGAGTCTGCAGGCTGAAGAGGCTCACTACAGGCTGGAAAAAGTGGTGGAGGTCAGCCGACATGGCGTCCGCCCACCCACCCCTGGCGATCGTAAGTTGATTGAAGTTGGCTCGGGGCGCAACTGGCCAGCCTGGCAGACTGAAGACGGCCATCTGACCGGCCAGGGTGAAGCTGCGGTTATACTGAAAGCCCGTTATGAAGTTCAGCGCTACCGTGCGCTTGGCCTGCTTCCGGCTGGCTGCCCTGCCTCTGGTGATGTTTATATTCGGTCCAGCACGTTGCAACGCACCCAGGCTACCGCAAATGCATACTCTTCAGCGGCTTTTCCCGGCTGTGACGTACCTGTAGAGACGCTGAAAAACAGGGATGTGCTCTTCTCATTCCCCAGCCATAAAGCCAGCGAAGCGGAAAAAGCCCGCAACAGACAGGAAGCGCTCACCGCGCTGGGAGGCGATCTGCAGCAGGCACAACAGCGTCTGCAACCCCAAATTTCCCTCCTCAAAAACGCTGTCTGTGAGAAGGATCGTCCCTGCCCTGCTTTCGAACAGCCGTGGGTTTTAAAGAGCTGGTCCAACGGTGGATTAGCAATCGTTGGACTGGACACGCTGGCCGCGATGGCAGAAACGATCCGGCTCGCCTGGAGTGAAAATCAGCCGCTGGATAAGGTCGCCTTTGGCCATGCCGACAGCGCGGCTGATGTGGGTAAACTGATGCCGCTGCTGACGGCGAAGTATGACTTCACCAATGACCTGCCTTCAGCCGCCCGTCGGGGAGGCTCAGTGTTGATGGGGCAAATCGCCAAGGCCATGAAGCCGGGAAAACAGCAGGATGCCCCACCTGACGTTCGCTGGCTGCTCTATGTCGCCAGCGATATCAATATCTCTTACCTGCGTACCCTGCTCAACTTCACATGGCAACAGGGCGATTATCCCCGGGGAAATATCCCGCCCGGTGGCAGCCTTGTTTTCGAACGCTGGCAGGATACACAGAGCCGGCAACGCTATCTCCGCATCTATTTTCAGTCGCAAAGCCTGGATCAAATCCGGCACCTTACGCCATTAAGTGCCGATAATCCGTTGATGATCGCTGAGTGGCACTTTCCCGGCTGTAAAAATACCCCTGCAGGCACGCTTTGCCTTTATGACTCTTCACTGGAGCATATCAGCGAGAATATCGACCACTCATGGCTTGAGCCTGTAAGTTATCCCTGA
- a CDS encoding ACP phosphodiesterase, which yields MNFLAHLHLASLADSSLLGNLMADFVRGNPHNDWPESVAEGILHHRRIDVMTDSLPEVRAAREFFRVETRRVSPITLDVVWDHFLSRHWDKIVPEISLPAFLANAKSVIEPELPSTPERFQNLNRYLWTQRWMERYAEADYLQNVLSGMASRRPRLAALENSWQDFSDNYEQFNAFFWQFYPVMMEKAARKAL from the coding sequence ATGAACTTTCTTGCTCACCTTCACCTGGCCTCACTGGCCGACAGCTCTCTTCTCGGTAACCTGATGGCCGATTTTGTGCGTGGCAACCCGCATAATGACTGGCCTGAGTCCGTTGCTGAGGGGATCCTGCATCATCGCCGTATTGATGTGATGACCGATTCACTGCCCGAGGTCCGCGCCGCCCGTGAGTTTTTCCGCGTTGAAACCCGGCGCGTATCCCCGATTACGCTCGACGTGGTGTGGGATCATTTTCTGTCACGCCACTGGGATAAAATCGTCCCGGAAATTTCTTTGCCAGCTTTTTTGGCTAATGCGAAATCTGTGATCGAGCCTGAATTACCCTCGACACCAGAGCGTTTCCAGAATCTTAACCGTTACTTATGGACTCAGCGCTGGATGGAACGTTATGCAGAGGCGGATTATCTGCAAAACGTGTTAAGCGGGATGGCCAGTCGTCGCCCGCGCCTGGCCGCGCTGGAAAATTCATGGCAGGATTTTAGTGATAACTATGAACAGTTTAACGCTTTTTTCTGGCAGTTTTATCCGGTGATGATGGAAAAAGCCGCCCGCAAAGCCCTGTAG
- a CDS encoding peroxiredoxin C, which yields MVLVTRQAPDFTAAAVLGNGEIVENFNFKKHTAGKATVVFFWPMDFTFVCPSELIAFDKRYEEFQKRGVEVVGVSFDSEFVHNAWRKTPIEKGGIGEVKYAMVADIKREVQKAYGIEHPDAGVALRGSFLIDKAGVVRHQVVNDLPLGRNVDEMLRMVDALQFHEEHGEVCPAQWEKGKEGMGASPDGVAKYLSENAAKL from the coding sequence ATGGTCCTGGTAACTCGTCAAGCCCCTGATTTTACTGCCGCAGCCGTGCTGGGCAACGGTGAAATCGTTGAAAACTTCAACTTCAAAAAACACACCGCTGGTAAAGCTACCGTTGTGTTCTTCTGGCCAATGGACTTCACCTTCGTTTGTCCTTCTGAACTGATTGCCTTCGACAAGCGTTACGAAGAGTTCCAGAAGCGCGGCGTGGAAGTGGTCGGCGTTTCCTTCGATTCTGAGTTTGTGCATAACGCATGGCGCAAAACTCCAATCGAAAAAGGCGGCATCGGCGAAGTGAAATATGCCATGGTTGCTGATATCAAGCGTGAAGTGCAGAAAGCTTACGGTATTGAGCATCCGGACGCAGGCGTTGCTCTGCGTGGTTCATTCCTGATCGACAAAGCCGGTGTGGTTCGCCACCAGGTTGTTAACGACCTGCCACTGGGCCGTAACGTTGATGAAATGCTGCGTATGGTTGACGCGCTGCAGTTCCACGAAGAGCACGGCGAAGTGTGCCCGGCTCAGTGGGAAAAAGGAAAAGAAGGTATGGGCGCGTCTCCAGACGGCGTTGCTAAATACCTGTCCGAGAACGCGGCTAAGCTGTAA